The sequence below is a genomic window from Brachyhypopomus gauderio isolate BG-103 chromosome 5, BGAUD_0.2, whole genome shotgun sequence.
CAGCCGTACAGGCACATGAGATGAGCGAAGAGGGTGAAGAACGTCGAGCCGGCATCCGTGTAGTAGAGGAACGTGAAAAAGTACAGGACAGGAAAGGTGGACAATGTCAGAGCACACAGCACTCTCCGTCCAGACGCCCAGGACTGTGAAAGAAACAAGCAGATACTCTGGTGAGAACACTTGAGATATACGGTATATAACAAGACTTGGTATGCATTGGGAAGATTGCAAGTATCAGAGAAAAAGAGCTCTGTGATGGTTCATGCTCACAAATTTCTTGTTTCGTTATGACAGAGGACTTGCATTTTTAAATCACTATATTTCTATAACACAAATCATCATTATGAACTGTTTCATACATATTATGATACCTTTTCTTTCACGTGCAATTTGCAGATGATGAGATACAGTATGTAGAGGTTCCCACAGTTGAAAAGAAGATTGACAAAGCGTAACATAGCAGTAGAGCACACCAGGTGCTCTGTGCAGTCAACCAGCCACACCGCAGGTTTGATCACTCCAACAGAGACCAGGTACAGACCAGGCAGCGTAGTGATCATAGGATCCCACTAACACAAAAAGAATCACACATTAGTCAACCATGAACTGATCAGCTGCAGATACCATCTACACAAATGGTCAGCTATCTGGGCAACTAGTTAGTATGTTAACTAAATACCTACATTATTGAGAGGAAACACTTTAGAGAAAGTCAACCTAGCTAGGATGTTACAGGATATAAACATACCTCGCTAAATTTCCCTTCACAGTATTTCTGGGCTTGTGGCACATGAAATATTTCATCCATGTAAGGATCTCTCTGCTCACGGGTGATTTTAGAAAAAAGAAGACATGATGTTAAAAAATTAATGCTACACAGAGCTGTAAACATGTATCCTTCAAATCTATCCATTGTCGTTTGCCGACTAGCCAACTTAGTAAAACTCGTTTTTATGCAATTGTAGCTAGTTAACATAAATGTTCATTTCCTTATGCACATTACAGCTTCAAGTCGATCTAACGTAGAAATAAATGCTGGTTTTCTAACTGCTTACTTGCACAACAATGATGCCCTTCCGGGAGGCAACTAGACTCGTATAAGACGTTCCTACTGAGGTTTGCAGCGTTGACAGTATATtcaaatgttaaaaaaaaatactttttaaCTTTAATTGCATTAATGATTCATTATATTAATTGGCTAGTGCTCATATTATCTCTCTGTTAGGTGATTAATGATTAATGGCGCACATTCGCATCGTTATACATTAGGGTGTTACAATATTATGTGTCCGACCAATGTGTTCGTCAAGGTAATTTGGTGTTAGCTAGCAGCAGCCAGTTTTGTCGTTTCCAAATCACCACAGTGTCCATAATGCATTTAATTCAGAATTTGGAGCTATTTCCGGAGTATTCCGTGACTCAGTGTCTCTTTAAAGATGTCACGAATTCTGCCGAACTGAGAAAGATGGCAATAGACGGACAAATAAAATGCGCGCTAATCAACCCATCCATGGTTAGTTTAAGCTCCAGTATTAATCTCGGTTTAAGTGAGCTGGTCAgcattgtgtttgtgaaagTACTGCTATGTGGTAATATATAGGATGAAGTTTCATTAGTGTTGACTGGTCTTTTGGTCGCTCAAAGCACATTTTTAACTTACTAGAGTTAAAATGTGGAATTAGTATTTTTGAACGTTTAGTGTAAACTTCTCCAATGTTTCTTCTAGCTTTGTATATGCATGACTTTACCTcttcatttctctttctctctcaagaTACTAGACCCCTTCCAGACTCTAGCGGCAGCTAATAAAGCAGTCCATTTGATGAAAGTTGGAAAAATGAAGACAAGAAGCTTGTACTCTGAAATCATCTTCAACCTTTCACCCACAAATAATGTAAGTAGATTAAATTCCATATTGAATGTGTAtcactatatgcatgctataaaaTGTAACTGTCTGCTTTTAACAGATCTCAGAGGCTTTCAAAAGGTTTGGGATGTCAGACAGTGACAATGCAGTCCTCATCGTCTTAGTTCATAACAAAGAGGAAGACCTCAAGGATGACGTTGTGTCTAAGGTGAAGGGTGAGCAGATACCAGCTGAGCACATAGCTAGCCTGAGTGACATCGACAAGATTAAAAAGGTTTGTTTCTTTCCAGATATGATCGTTTCTTGTATAAGCATGTAGTCTGACACTTGAGTGATCTGAGGAAGTTAAAAAAAGTACTTTACATAAAACACTAACATTTATGATGaccataaaataacacaaaactaaaataaaaagaaaacaataaacTAATACTGGATCAATCCTGATTTTTTTTACTAATTGAGCAGCATGCAGTTCTAAGAGTAAGCAGTAGACCTGCCTCAGCTGATTCTTCATAACAGTTTATCACACTTCCGCTGGACCATTGAAGACCTGTTTGCATCATAAAGTGTTCTGTTTTTTTCCGCCATTTCAGCTTTACAAAATCACACCTCAAGAGGAAAAGTGTGGAAGTGTCTTGGATGCTGTTGTGTGCAGAATGGCCACTAAAGATGTTCTATAGATATagtttactttattacattcagAAATCTGTATTTATGTTTTGTTCATTTGCCAAACTTTTAAAACAATAAATCATAGTCCAGGAATTCACTAGTGTGTGCCGTTTGTTTCTGATAGCCAgtatgaatgatgaatgaaattatttatttctataaatCAAATTTCCCATTTTGTCCCTTAAATCAATTACCAAACATGCCTACAGAATGAGTACAAAGTGTCTCTAAGAGGTTATGAATGCTATTTTTTCATTCTCAGCTTTGTAGCTTGTACCATTTTTAAACATTCTTGGTTAAACTTCTTTCATTAGAATCCCATTTCATTTTGAATGACAAAGGAAATGATTC
It includes:
- the tprkb gene encoding EKC/KEOPS complex subunit TPRKB, which codes for MHLIQNLELFPEYSVTQCLFKDVTNSAELRKMAIDGQIKCALINPSMILDPFQTLAAANKAVHLMKVGKMKTRSLYSEIIFNLSPTNNISEAFKRFGMSDSDNAVLIVLVHNKEEDLKDDVVSKVKGEQIPAEHIASLSDIDKIKKLYKITPQEEKCGSVLDAVVCRMATKDVL